A single Eulemur rufifrons isolate Redbay chromosome 9, OSU_ERuf_1, whole genome shotgun sequence DNA region contains:
- the KCNAB3 gene encoding voltage-gated potassium channel subunit beta-3 isoform X3, translating into MQVSIACTEQNLRSRSSEDRLCGPRPGPGGGSGSKARAALVPRPPAPAGALRESTGRGTGMKYRNLGKSGLRVSCLGLGTWVTFGSQISDETAEDVLTVAYEHGVNLFDTAEVHAAGKAERTLGNILKSKGWRRSSYVITTKIFWGGQAETERGLSRKHIIEEIVRAMTYVINQGLALYWGTSRWGAAEIMEAYSMARQFNLIPPVCEQAEHHLFQREKVEMQLPELYHKIGVGSVTWSPLACGLITSKYDGQVPDTCRAAIKGYQWLKDKVQNEDGKKQQAKVMDLLPIAHQLGCTVAQLAIAWCLRSEGVSSVLLGVSSAEQLIEHLGALQVLSQLTPQTVMEIDGLLGNKPHSKK; encoded by the exons ATGCAGGTGTCTATCGCGTGTACCGAGCAGAACCTTCGCAGCCGGAGCAGTGAGGACCGTCTGTGTGGACCCCGGCCGGGCCCCGGGGGCG GGTCAGGCTCCAAGGCCCGAGCTGCACTGGTTCCCCGACCCCCAGCGCCTGCTGGGGCCCTCCGAGAGAGCACCGGCCGAGGCACTGGCATGAAATACAG GAACCTGGGAAAGTCTGGTCTTCGGGTATCCTGTCTTGGCCTGG GTACCTGGGTCACATTTGGTTCTCAGATCTCAGATGAG ACAGCGGAGGATGTGCTGACAGTAGCCTATGAGCATGGTGTAAACCTGTTTGACACCGCTGAAGTGCATGCAGCAGGAAA GGCCGAAAGAACCCTAGGCAACATCCTCAAGAGCAAAGGTTGGAG GAGATCAAGCTATGTCATCACCACCAAGATTTTTTGGGGAGGACA GGCAGAAACTGAGCGAGGCTTGAGCCGCAAACACATCATtgagg AGATTGTACGAGCCATGACCTATGTCATCAACCAGGGCCTGGCCCTATACTGGGGGACATCCCGATGGGGGGCTGCAGAAATCATG gaGGCCTACTCCATGGCCAGACAGTTCAATCTGATTCCTCCCGTGTGTGAACAAGCTGAGCACCACCTGTTTCAGAGGGAGAAGGTGGAGATGCAGCTGCCAGAGCTCTACCACAAGATTG GTGTTGGTTCAGTCACCTGGTCCCCTCTGGCCTGTGGGCTCATTACTAGCAAGTATGATGGGCAAGTCCCAGATACCTGCCGGGCCGCCATCAAG GGCTACCAGTGGCTCAAGGACAAAGTGCAGAATGAGGATGGCAAGAAGCAACAAGCCAAAGTCATGGACCTTCTGCCCATCGCTCACCAGCTGGGCTGCACTGTGGCCCAGCTTGCTATTG CATGGTGTCTCCGCAGTGAGGGTGTCAGCTCGGTCTTGCTGGGGGTGTCCAGTGCAGAGCAGCTGATTGAACACCTGGGTGCTCTACAG GTGCTGAGCCAGCTGACCCCGCAGACGGTGATGGAGATAGACGGGCTCCTGGGTAACAAGCCGCATTCCAAGAAATAG
- the KCNAB3 gene encoding voltage-gated potassium channel subunit beta-3 isoform X1 — protein MQVSIACTEQNLRSRSSEDRLCGPRPGPGGGNGGPVGGGHGNPPGGGGSGSKARAALVPRPPAPAGALRESTGRGTGMKYRNLGKSGLRVSCLGLGTWVTFGSQISDETAEDVLTVAYEHGVNLFDTAEVHAAGKAERTLGNILKSKGWRRSSYVITTKIFWGGQAETERGLSRKHIIEGLQGSLERLQLGYVDIVFANRSDPNSPMEEIVRAMTYVINQGLALYWGTSRWGAAEIMEAYSMARQFNLIPPVCEQAEHHLFQREKVEMQLPELYHKIGVGSVTWSPLACGLITSKYDGQVPDTCRAAIKGYQWLKDKVQNEDGKKQQAKVMDLLPIAHQLGCTVAQLAIAWCLRSEGVSSVLLGVSSAEQLIEHLGALQVLSQLTPQTVMEIDGLLGNKPHSKK, from the exons ATGCAGGTGTCTATCGCGTGTACCGAGCAGAACCTTCGCAGCCGGAGCAGTGAGGACCGTCTGTGTGGACCCCGGCCGGGCCCCGGGGGCGGTAATGGCGGGCCAGTCGGCGGGGGGCACGGGAATCCTCCGGGGGGTGGAGGGTCAGGCTCCAAGGCCCGAGCTGCACTGGTTCCCCGACCCCCAGCGCCTGCTGGGGCCCTCCGAGAGAGCACCGGCCGAGGCACTGGCATGAAATACAG GAACCTGGGAAAGTCTGGTCTTCGGGTATCCTGTCTTGGCCTGG GTACCTGGGTCACATTTGGTTCTCAGATCTCAGATGAG ACAGCGGAGGATGTGCTGACAGTAGCCTATGAGCATGGTGTAAACCTGTTTGACACCGCTGAAGTGCATGCAGCAGGAAA GGCCGAAAGAACCCTAGGCAACATCCTCAAGAGCAAAGGTTGGAG GAGATCAAGCTATGTCATCACCACCAAGATTTTTTGGGGAGGACA GGCAGAAACTGAGCGAGGCTTGAGCCGCAAACACATCATtgagg GCTTGCAAGGATCCCTGGAACGCCTCCAGCTGGGATACGTGGACATCGTCTTTGCCAATCGTTCAGACCCCAACAGTCCTATGGAGG AGATTGTACGAGCCATGACCTATGTCATCAACCAGGGCCTGGCCCTATACTGGGGGACATCCCGATGGGGGGCTGCAGAAATCATG gaGGCCTACTCCATGGCCAGACAGTTCAATCTGATTCCTCCCGTGTGTGAACAAGCTGAGCACCACCTGTTTCAGAGGGAGAAGGTGGAGATGCAGCTGCCAGAGCTCTACCACAAGATTG GTGTTGGTTCAGTCACCTGGTCCCCTCTGGCCTGTGGGCTCATTACTAGCAAGTATGATGGGCAAGTCCCAGATACCTGCCGGGCCGCCATCAAG GGCTACCAGTGGCTCAAGGACAAAGTGCAGAATGAGGATGGCAAGAAGCAACAAGCCAAAGTCATGGACCTTCTGCCCATCGCTCACCAGCTGGGCTGCACTGTGGCCCAGCTTGCTATTG CATGGTGTCTCCGCAGTGAGGGTGTCAGCTCGGTCTTGCTGGGGGTGTCCAGTGCAGAGCAGCTGATTGAACACCTGGGTGCTCTACAG GTGCTGAGCCAGCTGACCCCGCAGACGGTGATGGAGATAGACGGGCTCCTGGGTAACAAGCCGCATTCCAAGAAATAG
- the RNF227 gene encoding RING finger protein 227, protein MQLLVRVPSLPERGELDCNICYQPFNLGGRAPRRLPGTARARCGHTLCTACLRELAARGDGGGAAARVVRLRRVVTCPFCRAPSPLPRGGVTEIAVDPDLWSRLEEKARAECERDEAGSLAKESGDADGEEDEDGAKKGAGPRSAGWRALRRLWYRVLVPARRWRRPLPCNVLYCPEIKDIAHMTRCTL, encoded by the exons ATGCAGCTCCTGGTGAGGGTGCCCTCTCTTCCGGAGCGGGGCGAGCTGGACTGCAACATCTGCTACCAACCCTTCAACCTCGGGGGCCGAGCGCCCCGCCGCCTGCCCGGGACAGCGCGTGCCCGCTGCGGCCACACACTCTGCACCGCCTGCCTGCGCGAGCTGGCGGCGCGCGGCGACGGCGGCGGGGCAGCCGCGCGCGTGGTGCGCCTGCGCCGCGTTGTCACGTGCCCCTTCTGTCGCGCGCCCTCCCCACTCCCGCGCGGTGGCGTCACGGAGATAGCTGTGGACCCGGACTTGTGGTCGCGATTGGAGGAAAAAGCGCGGGCCGAGTGCGAACGAGATGAGGCGGGGAGCCTGGCCAAGGAAAGCGGCGACGCTGACGGAGAGGAGGACGAGGATGGGGCGAAGAAGGGGGCGGGGCCTAGGAGCGCGGGGTGGCGTGCACTTCGGCGGCTCTGGTACAGGGTCCTGGTGCCCGCGCGCCGCTGGCGGCGTCCGCTGCCTTGCAACG TGCTCTACTGTCCCGAGATCAAGGACATTGCCCATATGACCCGGTGCACGCTGTAA
- the TRAPPC1 gene encoding trafficking protein particle complex subunit 1: MTVHNLYLFDRNGVCLHYSEWHRKKQAGIPKEEEYKLMYGMLFSIRSFVSKMSPLDMKDGFLAFQTSRYKLHYYETPTGIKVVMNTDLGVGSIRDVLHHIYSALYVELVVKNPLCPLGQTVQSELFRSRLDSYVRSLPFFSARAG; the protein is encoded by the exons ATGACTGTCCACAACCTGTACCTGTTTGATCGGAATGGAGTGTGTCTGCACTACAGCGAGTGGCACCGCAAGAAGCAAGCAGGGATCCCCAAAGAGGAG GAGTACAAGCTGATGTACGGGATGCTCTTCTCTATTCGCTCGTTTGTCAGCAAGATGTCCCCGCTAGACAT GAAGGACGGCTTCCTGGCCTTCCAAACTAGCCGTTACAAACTCCATTACTACGAGACGCCCACAGGGATCAAGGTTGTCATGAATACTGACTTGGGTGTGGGATCCATCCGAGATGTGCTGCACCACATCTACAGTGCG CTGTACGTGGAGCTGGTGGTGAAGAACCCCCTGTGCCCGCTGGGCCAAACTGTGCAAAGTGAGCTCTTCCGCTCCCGACTGGACTCATATGTCCGCTCTCTGCCCTTCTTCTCTGCCCGGGCTGGCTGA
- the KCNAB3 gene encoding voltage-gated potassium channel subunit beta-3 isoform X2, giving the protein MQVSIACTEQNLRSRSSEDRLCGPRPGPGGGSGSKARAALVPRPPAPAGALRESTGRGTGMKYRNLGKSGLRVSCLGLGTWVTFGSQISDETAEDVLTVAYEHGVNLFDTAEVHAAGKAERTLGNILKSKGWRRSSYVITTKIFWGGQAETERGLSRKHIIEGLQGSLERLQLGYVDIVFANRSDPNSPMEEIVRAMTYVINQGLALYWGTSRWGAAEIMEAYSMARQFNLIPPVCEQAEHHLFQREKVEMQLPELYHKIGVGSVTWSPLACGLITSKYDGQVPDTCRAAIKGYQWLKDKVQNEDGKKQQAKVMDLLPIAHQLGCTVAQLAIAWCLRSEGVSSVLLGVSSAEQLIEHLGALQVLSQLTPQTVMEIDGLLGNKPHSKK; this is encoded by the exons ATGCAGGTGTCTATCGCGTGTACCGAGCAGAACCTTCGCAGCCGGAGCAGTGAGGACCGTCTGTGTGGACCCCGGCCGGGCCCCGGGGGCG GGTCAGGCTCCAAGGCCCGAGCTGCACTGGTTCCCCGACCCCCAGCGCCTGCTGGGGCCCTCCGAGAGAGCACCGGCCGAGGCACTGGCATGAAATACAG GAACCTGGGAAAGTCTGGTCTTCGGGTATCCTGTCTTGGCCTGG GTACCTGGGTCACATTTGGTTCTCAGATCTCAGATGAG ACAGCGGAGGATGTGCTGACAGTAGCCTATGAGCATGGTGTAAACCTGTTTGACACCGCTGAAGTGCATGCAGCAGGAAA GGCCGAAAGAACCCTAGGCAACATCCTCAAGAGCAAAGGTTGGAG GAGATCAAGCTATGTCATCACCACCAAGATTTTTTGGGGAGGACA GGCAGAAACTGAGCGAGGCTTGAGCCGCAAACACATCATtgagg GCTTGCAAGGATCCCTGGAACGCCTCCAGCTGGGATACGTGGACATCGTCTTTGCCAATCGTTCAGACCCCAACAGTCCTATGGAGG AGATTGTACGAGCCATGACCTATGTCATCAACCAGGGCCTGGCCCTATACTGGGGGACATCCCGATGGGGGGCTGCAGAAATCATG gaGGCCTACTCCATGGCCAGACAGTTCAATCTGATTCCTCCCGTGTGTGAACAAGCTGAGCACCACCTGTTTCAGAGGGAGAAGGTGGAGATGCAGCTGCCAGAGCTCTACCACAAGATTG GTGTTGGTTCAGTCACCTGGTCCCCTCTGGCCTGTGGGCTCATTACTAGCAAGTATGATGGGCAAGTCCCAGATACCTGCCGGGCCGCCATCAAG GGCTACCAGTGGCTCAAGGACAAAGTGCAGAATGAGGATGGCAAGAAGCAACAAGCCAAAGTCATGGACCTTCTGCCCATCGCTCACCAGCTGGGCTGCACTGTGGCCCAGCTTGCTATTG CATGGTGTCTCCGCAGTGAGGGTGTCAGCTCGGTCTTGCTGGGGGTGTCCAGTGCAGAGCAGCTGATTGAACACCTGGGTGCTCTACAG GTGCTGAGCCAGCTGACCCCGCAGACGGTGATGGAGATAGACGGGCTCCTGGGTAACAAGCCGCATTCCAAGAAATAG